In a single window of the Cydia splendana chromosome 20, ilCydSple1.2, whole genome shotgun sequence genome:
- the LOC134800639 gene encoding uncharacterized protein LOC134800639, which translates to MNEQTLNIKFVQEVEKYPCLYNYTLGDYSRKDATEKAWSEVGKIFNLTHSQCKEKWKNLRAVFVRHTKPAPSGSSSKYKKPYYLADAMQFTIPYIKALNNTMSGNLPQAAVREVTGQKDNDEANESQSILQQNISLPQNVSSPTEDMASPMSSPLPESSLISNQPLSPMSCPLSRATVPSTDTGSNRRKRKPLSTADDAIKEYFKARKAKLEKKSEDIEDPKRMFLLSLLPDMKAMSESQTRTFKRRVLALVDEILEESPSTLAPPHQ; encoded by the exons ATGAACGAACaaactttaaatattaaatttgtgCAGGAAGTGGAAAAGTATCCATGTTTATATAATTACACATTAGGAGATTACTCAAGAAAGGATGCAACAGAAAAAGCTTGGAGTGAAGTgggaaaaatatttaatttgacac ATAGCCAATGTAaagaaaaatggaaaaatttgcGTGCGGTTTTCGTCCGGCACACAAAACCAGCTCCGAGTGGATCTTCTTCAAAATATAAGAAACCGTATTATTTGGCCGATGCGATGCAATTTACAATCCCATACATAAAAGCTCTGAACAATACCATGTCAGGGAATCTTCCTCAGGCAGCAGTTAGGGAAGTGACGGGCCAAAAAGATAACGATGAAGCAAATGAGTCGCAATCCATATTACAACAGAACATCTCATTACCTCAAAACGTGTCATCACCAACAGAAGACATGGCATCACCCATGTCAAGCCCTCTGCCTGAATCTTCTCTTATATCTAATCAACCACTCTCTCCCATGTCATGCCCTCTATCCAGAGCAACTGTTCCCAGTACTGACACCGGCTCTAATCGTCGTAAAAGAAAACCATTGTCAACTGCCGATGATGCTATTAAGGAATACTTCAAAGCCAGAAAGGCTAAACTTGAAAAAAAGTCTGAAGACATAGAAGATCCTAAGCGAATGTTTTTACTAAGCTTATTACCAGACATGAAAGCAATGTCCGAAAGTCAAACGAGAACCTTCAAGCGACGAGTGCTGGCCTTAGTGGatgaaattttagaagaatCTCCGAGCACTTTGGCACCACCACATCAATAA